A stretch of Coriobacteriia bacterium DNA encodes these proteins:
- the lexA gene encoding transcriptional repressor LexA, with product MDAKKLTTRQQQIYDFICSEVAEKGYPPSVREIANGVGLSSPSTVHTHLQVLEDKGYIKRDLSKPRALEIMGQGGSSPAPIIAHTEQPDGTPAIEAKLIALPLVGRVAAGQPILAEQNIEGTLTLPQALVGDAASFVLRVKGESMIQAGIFDGDFVVVREQSDATNGQIVVAMVEDGATVKTFYREEDRIRLQPENPTMAPIYATDPVILGRVVALIRSL from the coding sequence ATGGACGCAAAGAAGCTCACGACAAGACAGCAGCAGATTTACGACTTCATTTGCTCCGAAGTTGCCGAAAAGGGCTATCCGCCCAGCGTTCGTGAAATAGCAAACGGCGTTGGACTTAGCAGTCCATCCACTGTGCATACTCATCTTCAAGTCCTCGAAGACAAGGGCTACATCAAGCGAGATCTCTCCAAGCCGCGCGCCCTCGAGATCATGGGTCAAGGAGGCTCCTCTCCTGCGCCGATCATCGCGCACACCGAACAGCCTGACGGCACACCCGCTATCGAAGCAAAGCTTATTGCCCTTCCTCTTGTCGGACGCGTCGCCGCTGGCCAGCCTATTCTGGCGGAACAGAACATTGAAGGCACGCTCACTTTGCCTCAGGCGCTGGTCGGGGATGCAGCATCGTTCGTCCTGCGCGTCAAAGGCGAATCCATGATTCAGGCAGGCATTTTTGATGGCGACTTTGTTGTTGTCCGTGAGCAGAGTGACGCAACTAACGGCCAAATCGTTGTCGCCATGGTCGAAGACGGTGCCACTGTTAAAACGTTCTATCGCGAAGAAGATCGCATTCGTCTTCAGCCCGAAAACCCCACTATGGCTCCGATCTATGCCACTGACCCCGTCATTCTTGGTCGCGTCGTAGCGCTTATTCGCTCGCTGTAG
- a CDS encoding LysM peptidoglycan-binding domain-containing protein, producing MDTKNIAMTDEAIIPTTIAEVPFMYDNLARQLNVRRDVRSGGLRVVEGGLACGQRRLVRSTHRSASSRRGGVAEAILAVVVVALCVLALLAWALDGERAYAAATSDATFESISVENGASLWSISAAHPVDGLSTEDVISLITERNGLSGTVLQPGQTILVPVSR from the coding sequence ATGGACACCAAGAACATCGCAATGACTGACGAGGCCATTATTCCGACGACCATCGCTGAGGTTCCGTTCATGTACGACAATCTGGCTCGCCAGCTCAATGTCCGCAGGGATGTTCGTAGCGGTGGTTTGCGTGTCGTTGAGGGCGGGCTTGCCTGCGGGCAGCGCAGGCTTGTTCGGTCTACACACCGTAGCGCTTCTTCGCGTCGCGGCGGAGTGGCCGAGGCCATTCTTGCTGTCGTTGTTGTGGCGCTCTGCGTTCTCGCTCTTCTTGCATGGGCTCTTGATGGGGAGCGCGCCTACGCTGCTGCCACAAGCGATGCAACGTTCGAATCGATCAGCGTTGAGAACGGCGCGTCGCTTTGGTCTATATCCGCGGCCCATCCCGTGGATGGTCTTTCCACCGAAGACGTGATCTCCCTTATAACCGAGCGCAACGGTCTGTCGGGTACGGTTCTCCAGCCTGGCCAGACGATTCTCGTTCCTGTTTCGAGGTAG
- a CDS encoding C40 family peptidase encodes MALGAGLAVLSGSLRNAAFADEPTASAETLAALSGAQAEYDAAMAELSSLGQQVEEAQYQLSQTQASLDETNARIADLEVSIEQKQGELSAAQDVLADRMSASYKVGKSDMLSIILNASDFEDFINRVFYANKVSDSDAQAIQTVKDLKAELEQQQNDLQAQKAEQEALLAQQEQDTLNLQNQVAAMQDYTNSLSQQVTDLMAQAQAEVEAAREAQRQAYLAQQAAEEAARQEQANNGGSTGGGDYSDGGSAGGGDYSDEETGGGDYSGGGSSSGGTGNHAGSVVDAAWGFIGVPYVWGGTDPSGFDCSGLAQYCYAMCGYSIARDTYGQIAQIQSLGNWRSDMSSLAPGDLVFPHSGHVGIYCGGGMMIHAPQPGDVVKYASVYAFMGGGSPI; translated from the coding sequence ATGGCCCTTGGAGCGGGGCTTGCTGTCTTGAGCGGCTCCCTGCGAAACGCTGCCTTTGCCGATGAGCCTACGGCTTCGGCGGAGACGCTTGCTGCTCTCTCTGGAGCCCAGGCGGAGTACGACGCCGCCATGGCTGAGCTTTCTTCGCTTGGCCAGCAGGTTGAGGAGGCTCAGTATCAACTGAGCCAGACACAGGCCTCGCTGGACGAGACGAATGCCCGCATCGCAGATCTTGAGGTTTCTATCGAGCAGAAGCAGGGTGAGCTCTCGGCTGCTCAGGATGTCCTTGCGGATCGCATGTCCGCAAGCTACAAGGTCGGTAAGTCCGACATGCTCTCCATCATCCTCAACGCATCCGACTTCGAGGACTTTATCAATCGCGTGTTTTACGCCAACAAGGTGTCGGACTCCGATGCCCAGGCCATCCAGACGGTGAAGGATCTCAAGGCCGAGCTTGAGCAGCAGCAAAACGATCTTCAGGCACAGAAGGCAGAGCAAGAGGCCCTGCTTGCTCAGCAGGAACAGGATACTCTGAACCTGCAAAACCAGGTTGCTGCCATGCAGGACTATACGAACAGCCTTTCTCAGCAGGTTACTGACCTCATGGCTCAGGCGCAGGCTGAGGTTGAGGCCGCTCGTGAGGCACAGCGCCAGGCATATCTTGCCCAGCAGGCTGCCGAGGAGGCGGCTCGACAGGAGCAGGCCAATAATGGAGGCTCCACGGGCGGAGGCGATTACTCCGATGGTGGCTCTGCGGGCGGCGGTGACTATTCCGACGAGGAGACCGGTGGGGGAGACTACTCGGGAGGTGGCTCTTCTTCGGGCGGTACGGGCAACCATGCCGGCAGTGTTGTCGACGCCGCTTGGGGATTCATCGGTGTCCCCTACGTGTGGGGCGGCACGGACCCGAGCGGTTTTGACTGCTCTGGCCTCGCGCAGTACTGCTACGCTATGTGCGGGTACTCCATCGCCCGTGATACGTACGGGCAGATCGCCCAGATCCAAAGCCTGGGTAACTGGCGCTCTGACATGTCGTCACTTGCTCCTGGCGACCTTGTGTTTCCGCATTCTGGGCATGTCGGCATCTACTGTGGTGGTGGCATGATGATCCATGCCCCTCAGCCGGGCGACGTCGTGAAGTATGCGTCCGTTTATGCCTTCATGGGTGGCGGAAGCCCCATCTAA
- the nrdR gene encoding transcriptional regulator NrdR — protein sequence MRCPKCGFEESRVIDSRPSESGDAIRRRRECLNPSCKERFTTYERREELPLQVRKKNGMLEAFDREKLMKSLVTATVKRNVSVETLNELISSIESELRNAFKTEVTSRELGDMVLRRLLLLDRVAYVRFASVYRDFKDLEGFYNELAHIGEQE from the coding sequence ATGCGGTGCCCAAAGTGCGGTTTTGAAGAGTCTCGCGTTATTGACTCCCGCCCATCTGAATCGGGAGATGCCATCCGCCGTCGGCGCGAGTGCCTCAACCCTTCCTGCAAGGAGCGTTTTACGACGTATGAGCGTCGTGAAGAGCTGCCTTTGCAGGTTCGGAAAAAGAATGGGATGCTCGAGGCTTTTGATCGCGAGAAGCTCATGAAGAGCCTCGTTACTGCCACGGTCAAGCGTAATGTCTCGGTCGAGACGCTCAACGAGTTGATCTCGAGCATTGAGTCTGAGCTTCGCAACGCTTTCAAGACCGAAGTGACGTCGCGCGAGCTGGGAGACATGGTTCTGCGTCGTCTTCTGTTGCTCGACCGCGTTGCGTACGTTCGTTTTGCCTCTGTCTATCGTGATTTTAAAGATCTTGAGGGCTTCTATAACGAGTTGGCACATATCGGCGAGCAGGAGTAG
- the dut gene encoding dUTP diphosphatase: MELVSLRVKRLDRELPLPAYAYAGDAGLDLLSAISVDIPAGERALIPTGLAIAIPDGYAGFVQPRSGLAAKKGLSIVNTPGLIDAHYRGELKVIAINLDPVEPIHIDRGDRIAQLVIQRVPVVELVEVDELDETDRGAHGFGSSGVR; this comes from the coding sequence GTGGAACTCGTCTCACTTCGCGTCAAGCGCCTTGATCGCGAGCTTCCCCTGCCGGCGTACGCATACGCAGGTGACGCGGGACTTGACCTGCTGAGTGCCATATCGGTGGACATCCCTGCAGGTGAGCGGGCTCTTATTCCGACGGGTCTCGCAATCGCCATTCCTGACGGATATGCCGGCTTCGTTCAGCCCCGTAGCGGCCTTGCCGCGAAGAAGGGCCTCTCCATCGTTAACACCCCCGGCCTTATCGATGCGCATTATCGTGGTGAGCTCAAGGTCATCGCGATCAATCTCGATCCGGTCGAGCCTATACACATCGATCGTGGCGACCGCATTGCTCAGCTCGTTATCCAGCGTGTGCCTGTCGTTGAGCTGGTCGAGGTTGATGAGCTTGACGAGACTGACCGTGGCGCCCACGGCTTTGGGTCAAGCGGCGTGAGATAA
- a CDS encoding FAD-dependent oxidoreductase, with translation MAESDTQTVAFDLLVIGGGPAGLSAGVYGARSGLSVCILEQSTPGGQIAITDEVDNYPGLPNLSGGELGMKLADHAEALGCAIKYDVAESLLVRDDGMFAVTTGMSGTLNAPAVIYAAGATPRLAGFEGELEHKGRGVSYCATCDGMFYRGKDVYVVGGGTAACEEALFLARIARSVTMVVRRDVLRTTPKLRAQVEASEAITLRYNTRIVSVAGEPLLKSVTLEDTQTGATQVIEHAEPFGVFVFVGHDPAVDLVRDYVDVVPNGIVTDAFMATKTPGLFVAGDVRDTVLRQVITAASDGAIAATSALKYLESRA, from the coding sequence ATGGCGGAATCGGATACTCAGACGGTAGCTTTTGATCTTCTCGTGATCGGTGGCGGACCCGCTGGTCTGTCTGCTGGTGTGTATGGTGCACGCTCCGGCCTGTCGGTCTGCATTCTCGAGCAGTCGACTCCGGGTGGCCAGATTGCGATCACGGACGAGGTGGACAACTATCCTGGTCTGCCGAATCTTTCTGGTGGCGAGCTCGGCATGAAGCTTGCTGATCATGCCGAGGCGCTGGGTTGTGCTATCAAGTACGACGTGGCGGAGTCGCTCTTGGTGCGAGATGACGGGATGTTTGCGGTCACGACAGGCATGAGCGGCACGCTTAACGCGCCGGCTGTCATTTACGCGGCTGGTGCGACGCCACGCCTGGCGGGTTTTGAGGGCGAGCTGGAGCATAAGGGGCGCGGCGTCAGCTACTGTGCGACATGTGACGGCATGTTCTACCGTGGCAAGGACGTTTACGTTGTCGGAGGAGGAACTGCCGCCTGCGAGGAAGCGCTGTTCCTGGCCCGCATAGCGCGCAGCGTCACGATGGTCGTGCGTCGTGACGTACTTCGCACGACGCCGAAGCTGCGTGCTCAGGTCGAGGCAAGCGAGGCCATCACGCTGCGGTATAACACTCGCATCGTCTCGGTTGCCGGCGAGCCTCTGCTCAAGAGCGTCACGCTGGAGGATACCCAGACGGGGGCGACACAGGTCATCGAGCATGCCGAGCCGTTTGGCGTCTTCGTGTTCGTTGGACACGACCCCGCAGTTGATCTCGTGCGCGACTACGTGGACGTTGTGCCCAACGGCATCGTGACGGATGCGTTCATGGCAACGAAGACGCCTGGCTTGTTCGTGGCTGGCGACGTGCGCGACACTGTGCTCCGTCAGGTCATCACTGCGGCCTCCGACGGTGCCATTGCTGCTACGAGTGCTCTCAAATACCTGGAGTCTCGCGCGTAA
- a CDS encoding ABC transporter substrate-binding protein, with protein MLDTSLSRRSFLATMAAAAGMATIGGMLGTSKAQAADKLTINFWHSMNGTNQEALQKIVNGFNDSQSDYQVVESNQGTYDESTGKFFNMAGGSDAPAIIQIGEQNLQAMIDSKKIKAASDLIDAYSFDASDLLEQAVNFYTVGDKMYAMPFNSSAPVVYYNKKMFEDAGVTDFPTTFEGLKDAAAKVAGQNADVKPMGMFAYGYALDQMVTNMGGYVLNNENGRKERATEVAYQEQITTIFTFVKDLIDAGQLQNFGTDRTNTNTAFTQQQIAMYIDTSAIARSVINNAKDFEVGIAYLPISEGAERQGVYAGGGALCTADGLPADVEKGVMAFYQYATSADVQAVWAGDTGYYPISQKAYDTDSMKSIYGEYPQLEVSAKQLQESKVNGITAGPLCSQLPQLRTDLQSALESVFNGGDVASAIDGAASSTNSAIEIANMGVA; from the coding sequence ATGCTTGACACTTCTCTTTCGCGCCGCTCCTTCCTTGCCACGATGGCAGCCGCGGCCGGTATGGCCACCATCGGCGGCATGCTCGGAACGAGCAAAGCGCAGGCAGCCGACAAGCTTACGATCAACTTTTGGCACTCTATGAACGGCACGAACCAGGAGGCGCTGCAGAAGATCGTCAATGGGTTCAACGACAGCCAGAGCGACTATCAGGTGGTTGAGTCAAACCAGGGCACCTACGACGAGTCCACCGGCAAGTTCTTTAACATGGCAGGTGGCAGCGACGCCCCGGCCATCATCCAGATCGGCGAGCAGAACCTCCAGGCGATGATCGACTCCAAGAAGATCAAGGCGGCAAGCGACCTCATCGACGCGTACAGCTTCGACGCTTCCGACCTCCTCGAGCAGGCAGTAAACTTCTATACCGTCGGCGACAAGATGTACGCGATGCCGTTCAACTCCTCTGCGCCCGTCGTCTACTACAACAAGAAGATGTTCGAGGACGCTGGCGTTACCGACTTCCCTACGACGTTCGAGGGCCTCAAGGACGCTGCCGCCAAAGTTGCGGGGCAGAACGCGGACGTCAAGCCGATGGGCATGTTCGCCTATGGGTATGCACTCGACCAGATGGTCACGAACATGGGCGGCTACGTCCTCAACAACGAGAACGGCCGCAAGGAACGCGCCACGGAGGTTGCCTACCAGGAGCAGATCACGACGATCTTCACCTTCGTCAAGGATCTGATCGACGCAGGCCAGCTCCAGAACTTCGGCACGGATCGCACGAACACGAACACGGCGTTTACGCAGCAGCAGATCGCAATGTACATCGACACCTCGGCGATCGCCCGCTCCGTCATCAACAACGCGAAGGACTTCGAGGTGGGCATCGCTTACCTGCCCATCTCCGAGGGCGCGGAGCGCCAGGGCGTCTATGCGGGCGGCGGTGCGCTATGCACGGCGGACGGCCTGCCCGCTGACGTCGAGAAGGGCGTCATGGCGTTCTACCAGTATGCGACAAGCGCCGACGTCCAGGCCGTGTGGGCAGGCGACACGGGATACTACCCCATCAGCCAGAAGGCGTACGACACCGACTCGATGAAGAGCATCTACGGCGAGTACCCGCAGCTCGAGGTTTCTGCCAAGCAGCTGCAGGAGTCCAAGGTCAACGGCATTACGGCCGGCCCGCTCTGCTCTCAGCTCCCCCAGCTGCGCACCGACCTGCAGTCGGCCCTCGAGAGCGTCTTCAACGGGGGCGACGTCGCCTCCGCCATCGACGGTGCGGCCTCGAGCACGAACTCGGCGATCGAGATCGCGAACATGGGCGTCGCGTAA
- a CDS encoding carbohydrate ABC transporter permease, which yields MRAKTREARGGKVLSYVILTVAALLIFMPMLFALALSFTPSSEIARGNYLPTSLYLDNYVHAFTNQPFGLFIRNSVISGVLSTVLQILFSLLAAYALVFKRFRARSAIFALIMATMMIPSEVLIVSNFQTIRSWNMLNTFQGLIIPGLASTFGIFLFRQNMMQIPNELKECSEVAGLSDWRFFYKVVVPMVANTIVTLAIYFFLVNWNAYLWPLLSTTDDSVRTIQIGLRRLNNTDGSSDLGMMAAGAVIASIPTLLLIFVGQKRLQEGMTKGALK from the coding sequence ATGCGAGCAAAGACGAGAGAAGCACGCGGAGGGAAAGTGCTCTCCTACGTCATTCTCACGGTGGCGGCGCTCCTGATCTTCATGCCAATGCTCTTTGCCCTCGCGCTCTCGTTCACCCCGTCCTCCGAGATTGCGCGTGGCAACTACCTGCCCACGTCCCTGTACCTCGACAACTATGTGCACGCGTTCACGAACCAGCCATTTGGGCTGTTCATACGCAACTCAGTCATCTCAGGCGTCCTGTCGACGGTGCTCCAGATCCTCTTCTCGCTGCTCGCCGCCTACGCCCTCGTCTTCAAGCGCTTCCGCGCCCGCAGCGCCATCTTTGCCCTCATCATGGCAACGATGATGATCCCCTCGGAAGTGCTCATCGTCTCGAACTTCCAGACGATTCGCAGCTGGAACATGCTCAACACGTTCCAGGGACTCATCATCCCAGGCTTGGCATCCACGTTCGGGATATTCCTGTTTCGCCAGAACATGATGCAGATCCCCAACGAGCTCAAGGAATGCTCCGAGGTCGCCGGGCTGAGCGACTGGCGGTTCTTCTACAAGGTCGTCGTTCCGATGGTGGCGAACACGATCGTGACGCTGGCCATCTACTTCTTCCTGGTCAACTGGAACGCGTACCTCTGGCCCCTGCTCTCTACCACGGACGACTCCGTGCGCACGATACAGATCGGCCTGCGCCGGCTCAACAACACCGACGGGTCTAGCGACTTGGGAATGATGGCGGCAGGCGCCGTTATAGCCTCGATCCCCACGCTTCTGCTCATCTTCGTGGGCCAGAAGCGCCTGCAAGAAGGCATGACAAAGGGCGCGCTCAAATAG
- a CDS encoding sugar ABC transporter permease, with the protein MKEKNARCAAQPLPGKQRIAPSWVIYLLPSLLIFAIFVIYPFGKTLVMSLFATSNTGELVKFVGLGNFQVLFKDATYVKTLVNTLIYVVVTVPLTVVIALLLAVLTAKDGPGMGLFRTIFSSTMGISVASAAVFWSLLFNPSSGLLNKIVNLFGAENVGWLTDQHVALGAISAVTKWRRQRERFSSS; encoded by the coding sequence ATGAAGGAAAAGAACGCCAGGTGCGCGGCGCAACCTCTGCCAGGAAAGCAACGCATCGCGCCAAGCTGGGTCATCTACCTGCTGCCATCTCTGCTCATTTTCGCGATATTCGTCATCTACCCCTTCGGCAAGACGCTCGTCATGAGCCTTTTCGCAACCTCAAACACGGGCGAGCTCGTCAAATTCGTAGGTCTCGGCAACTTCCAGGTCCTCTTCAAGGACGCCACTTACGTGAAGACGCTCGTGAACACGCTCATCTACGTCGTCGTCACCGTGCCGCTGACCGTCGTCATCGCACTGCTACTCGCCGTGCTCACCGCCAAAGATGGGCCAGGCATGGGCCTGTTTCGCACGATATTCTCCTCAACGATGGGCATCTCCGTTGCCTCTGCCGCCGTGTTCTGGAGCCTGCTGTTCAACCCGTCCTCTGGCCTGCTCAACAAGATCGTCAACCTGTTTGGCGCGGAAAACGTGGGGTGGCTCACCGATCAGCACGTTGCGCTAGGCGCGATCTCTGCCGTGACCAAATGGCGGCGGCAGAGGGAACGATTCTCTTCATCCTGA
- a CDS encoding ATP-binding cassette domain-containing protein, with product MSKKIEAIDLVKSYDGKANVLEGINLAIEEGEFFILVGPSGCGKSTLLRIIAGLESVTDGELRISGKLANDLAPAERDLTMVFQSYALYPHMSVRDNILFGLDVKKVPKAERKRRLDEAAELLGLTELLNRKPRELSGGQRQRVALARSVCSRSPICLMDEPLSNLDAKLRATMRVEIRRLQRKLGLTVVYVTHDQVEAMTMGDRIAVLHGGKIQQVGSPLDLYNAPANTFVASFIGSPQMNLTPAELDGDSLVLSGSMRLPLSADQRGRLPQGERWTAGIRPELVRCAAAGTPDTTTAPLLATEMLGNETRLDFTLGQETFTARWQGQHQLDGQSVGIAIDADDLHLFDSETGALLRPAVRLGDRASCPESEAC from the coding sequence ATGTCAAAGAAGATCGAAGCGATTGACCTCGTAAAGTCCTACGACGGCAAGGCAAACGTGCTGGAAGGCATCAACCTCGCCATAGAGGAGGGCGAGTTCTTCATACTCGTAGGCCCCTCCGGCTGCGGCAAGTCCACGCTGCTGCGCATCATCGCCGGCCTCGAGAGCGTCACCGACGGCGAGCTGCGCATCTCCGGAAAGCTCGCCAACGATCTCGCCCCGGCGGAACGCGACCTCACCATGGTGTTCCAAAGCTACGCGCTCTACCCACACATGAGCGTGCGAGACAACATCCTGTTCGGGCTCGACGTGAAGAAAGTTCCCAAGGCCGAACGAAAGCGTCGCCTGGACGAGGCGGCCGAGCTGCTGGGACTCACCGAGCTACTCAACCGCAAGCCGCGAGAGCTGTCGGGCGGACAGCGCCAGCGCGTCGCCCTGGCACGCAGCGTGTGCAGCCGCTCCCCCATCTGCCTGATGGACGAGCCGCTCTCGAACCTCGACGCCAAGCTGCGCGCCACGATGCGCGTTGAGATCCGACGCCTCCAGCGCAAGCTCGGGCTCACCGTCGTGTACGTGACGCACGACCAGGTCGAGGCCATGACGATGGGCGACCGCATCGCGGTGCTGCACGGCGGCAAGATACAGCAGGTCGGATCGCCGCTCGATCTGTACAACGCGCCAGCGAACACGTTCGTCGCGAGCTTCATCGGCTCTCCCCAGATGAACCTCACCCCCGCCGAACTGGATGGGGACTCTCTAGTTCTTTCCGGCAGCATGCGCCTCCCCTTGAGCGCAGACCAGCGCGGGCGCCTGCCACAGGGCGAGCGCTGGACGGCAGGCATACGTCCCGAACTCGTGAGATGCGCCGCAGCGGGGACGCCGGACACGACCACGGCACCGCTTCTCGCCACGGAGATGCTCGGCAACGAAACCCGGCTCGACTTCACGCTGGGCCAGGAGACGTTCACCGCTCGTTGGCAGGGACAGCACCAGCTCGACGGTCAGTCGGTAGGTATCGCGATCGATGCCGATGACCTGCACCTCTTTGACAGCGAGACCGGAGCCTTGCTGCGTCCCGCCGTGCGCTTAGGCGATCGTGCGAGCTGTCCCGAGAGTGAGGCGTGCTGA
- a CDS encoding IS30 family transposase, producing MTRGKGRHLRQDGRNEIEGGLRAGESVASIARGLGVSWDCVAREIRRRRVRESRRYAQAGPRNTCLHSETCEVRDLCGLGCAQRCASCASASCNPMCERFQERPDCPRTQRAPYVCNGCRARFTVGCGWPQWFYDARDAGEAARLEATSSRSGIDCTEEQLREMVAVVRPLLRKGQSLERIWQTHAGEFPVSSRTFYRYVNLGVLQICNLELPRKVRYKPRRRRPVDAPPPFRPSLLGRTCADFLALPSEEQASAVEMDCVVSARGCPKTILTLYFRRSCFQLMVLMSRHTQQAVREALDRVELACGAGGFARCMGTLLTDRGSEFLDWAGIESSVVEGERRCSVYYCDPLRSQQKARCERAHVELRKVLPKGSSLASLDDGALGLVCSHVNSYGRPALGGAAPIELASSLLPAGLLEEFGVKRVEPAEVTLRSSLLREAGLA from the coding sequence ATGACGAGGGGAAAGGGGCGCCACCTCAGGCAGGACGGGCGCAACGAGATCGAGGGGGGCCTGAGGGCCGGCGAGAGCGTGGCGTCGATCGCCAGGGGGCTCGGGGTCAGCTGGGACTGCGTCGCCAGGGAGATCAGGCGCAGGAGAGTCAGGGAGTCTCGGCGCTACGCCCAGGCCGGCCCCAGGAACACCTGCCTGCACTCCGAGACGTGCGAGGTGAGGGACCTGTGCGGGCTGGGGTGCGCGCAGAGGTGCGCCTCGTGCGCCAGCGCGTCGTGCAACCCGATGTGCGAGCGCTTCCAGGAGCGGCCGGACTGCCCCAGGACCCAGAGGGCGCCCTACGTATGCAACGGGTGCCGGGCCCGCTTCACCGTGGGGTGCGGCTGGCCCCAGTGGTTCTACGACGCCAGGGATGCCGGCGAGGCCGCCAGGCTCGAGGCCACCTCCTCGCGCAGCGGGATCGACTGCACCGAGGAGCAGCTCAGGGAGATGGTCGCCGTCGTCAGGCCCCTGCTGCGCAAGGGGCAGAGCCTGGAGAGGATCTGGCAGACCCACGCGGGGGAGTTCCCTGTGAGCTCCCGCACGTTCTACCGCTACGTCAACCTGGGCGTCCTGCAGATCTGTAACCTGGAGCTTCCCAGGAAGGTGCGCTACAAGCCGCGCAGGCGCAGGCCGGTCGACGCGCCGCCGCCGTTCCGCCCCAGCCTGCTGGGCCGGACCTGCGCCGACTTCCTCGCCCTGCCCTCCGAGGAGCAGGCCTCCGCGGTGGAGATGGACTGCGTCGTTTCCGCCAGGGGGTGTCCGAAGACCATCCTGACGCTGTACTTCCGCAGGAGCTGCTTCCAGCTGATGGTGCTGATGTCCAGGCACACCCAGCAGGCCGTCAGGGAGGCCCTGGACCGCGTCGAGCTGGCCTGCGGGGCCGGGGGCTTCGCCAGGTGCATGGGGACGCTGCTGACCGACAGGGGCTCGGAGTTCCTCGACTGGGCGGGCATCGAGTCCTCGGTGGTGGAGGGCGAGCGCAGGTGCTCGGTGTACTACTGCGACCCGCTCAGGAGCCAGCAGAAGGCGAGGTGCGAGAGGGCACACGTCGAGCTGCGCAAGGTCCTGCCCAAGGGCAGCAGCCTCGCGTCGCTCGACGACGGGGCGCTGGGGCTGGTGTGCTCGCACGTGAACAGCTACGGCCGGCCGGCCCTGGGCGGCGCGGCGCCGATCGAGCTGGCGTCCTCGCTGCTGCCGGCCGGCCTGCTCGAGGAGTTCGGCGTCAAGAGGGTCGAGCCCGCCGAGGTGACCCTCAGGTCTAGCCTGCTCAGGGAGGCGGGCCTGGCGTAG
- a CDS encoding NifB/NifX family molybdenum-iron cluster-binding protein: MRVAVPSDSNLGLQSTRSGHFGHSAYFTIVTIEGGEVTNVEVFKNVDHDTQGCGGVIQYALGLGIDAIIVRGMGQPPFRAFTQNGASVYIDGEAATVSEVIKKYIDGDLRQMSLDQACMH, from the coding sequence ATGCGCGTTGCCGTACCCAGCGATTCGAACCTTGGCCTGCAAAGCACGAGAAGTGGCCACTTTGGCCACTCCGCTTACTTCACGATCGTCACGATCGAAGGCGGCGAGGTCACGAACGTCGAGGTCTTCAAGAATGTCGATCACGACACCCAGGGCTGCGGCGGCGTTATCCAGTATGCGCTGGGCCTGGGCATCGACGCCATTATCGTGCGTGGCATGGGCCAACCGCCGTTCCGCGCCTTCACGCAAAACGGCGCCTCCGTCTACATCGATGGCGAGGCGGCGACGGTGAGCGAGGTCATCAAGAAGTACATCGATGGCGACCTGCGCCAGATGTCGCTTGACCAGGCCTGCATGCACTAG
- a CDS encoding winged helix-turn-helix transcriptional regulator: MPDMQKLFKALSDPTRYRIFLLLLERHHCSRSLAQALGISEPAVSQHMSILKECGLVVGVRRCRHIHYAVDETTLSEALSQMQGWIAASHSACDCQIRNRCAFCERCGLGEQQVCRTQGERTQSLP, encoded by the coding sequence ATGCCAGACATGCAAAAGCTCTTCAAGGCGCTCTCCGACCCCACGCGCTACCGTATCTTCCTCCTCTTGCTCGAGAGGCATCACTGTTCCCGTTCTCTGGCCCAGGCCCTCGGGATCAGCGAGCCAGCCGTGTCACAGCACATGTCGATACTCAAGGAGTGCGGTCTCGTCGTGGGCGTGCGTCGCTGTCGGCACATTCACTACGCCGTTGATGAGACGACCCTGAGCGAGGCGCTCTCGCAGATGCAGGGCTGGATAGCGGCCTCGCACTCAGCCTGCGACTGCCAGATTCGCAACCGCTGCGCGTTCTGCGAGCGATGCGGACTCGGCGAGCAGCAGGTCTGCCGGACGCAAGGGGAGAGAACGCAATCCCTGCCGTAA